A region from the uncultured Holophaga sp. genome encodes:
- a CDS encoding cytochrome c oxidase subunit 3 family protein encodes MTEHRDDFGARLGMWLFLVTEILLFGGLFISYAYMRARYPVEFHHAGAELNAVLGVTNTFVLLTSSLLVALGILAVQRGQDRLAKLLVSSTVLLGLVFLVIKAFEWRAKFHHGLYPDSPLIATLPQGERIFFGLYFTMTGLHGLHVVIGMVVLSVMVFMMSRGRVRPDSYAALENAGLYWHLVDIIWIFLLPLFYLAA; translated from the coding sequence ATGACTGAGCACCGGGACGACTTCGGCGCCAGGCTGGGCATGTGGCTCTTCCTGGTGACGGAGATCCTCCTCTTCGGAGGTCTCTTCATTTCCTACGCCTACATGCGGGCCCGCTACCCAGTGGAGTTCCATCACGCCGGGGCCGAGCTCAATGCCGTCCTGGGGGTGACCAATACCTTTGTCCTGTTGACCAGCAGTCTTCTGGTGGCGCTGGGGATCCTGGCCGTCCAGAGGGGGCAGGACCGGCTGGCCAAGCTCCTGGTCTCCTCCACCGTGCTCCTGGGCCTTGTTTTCCTGGTGATCAAGGCCTTTGAGTGGCGTGCCAAGTTCCATCACGGGCTCTATCCCGACTCGCCCCTGATCGCCACCCTGCCCCAGGGGGAGCGGATCTTCTTCGGCCTCTACTTCACCATGACGGGGCTTCACGGCCTCCATGTGGTCATCGGCATGGTGGTGCTGAGTGTGATGGTCTTCATGATGTCCCGGGGCCGTGTCCGTCCAGACAGCTATGCCGCCCTGGAGAATGCCGGCCTTTACTGGCATCTGGTGGACATCATCTGGATCTTCCTGCTCCCCCTCTTCTACCTGGCGGCCTGA
- a CDS encoding cbb3-type cytochrome c oxidase subunit I encodes MNTTALPAGMGYLESHGSRRGLLSWVTTTDHKRIAILYLCSMLTFFSVGVAIGVVMRLVQLNVFHHMVTAQTYNAMFTIHGVIMIFLFVVPGLPAVFGNFVLPLLIGARDVSFPRINLLSWYCYVAGAILALLSLFTGGGAPDTGWTFYAPFSIQTGTNVSLAVFAAFVLGFSSMLTGINFITTMHRMRAPGMTFFRMPLFCWSLYSTAWVQLLATPVLAITLVLVILERFFGIGIFDPTKGGDPLLYQHLFWIYSHPAVYIMILPAMGAISEILPTFSKRPIFGYTAIAFSSMSIAGLGSLVWAHHMFTSGLSEFANVLFSLLTMLVSIPSAIKVFNWISTLYKGAIDLQPPLYYALTFIFLFCIGGITGVMQGSLAINVHIHDTYFVVGHFHYVMFGGTGFAFFAALLYWFPKMFGRMYSKRAVIAAWFPLFVGFNLLYFSMLVLGMQGMPRRYYEHLPMYHSLHEVATFGALLLALGILLLFIALLWGVFHGERTTANPWGGVTLEWSLPSPPEVENFETIPVVEHGPYEFRKESRHD; translated from the coding sequence ATGAACACCACCGCCCTCCCGGCCGGCATGGGCTACCTGGAGAGTCACGGCTCGCGCCGGGGCCTCCTCTCCTGGGTGACCACCACAGATCACAAGCGCATCGCCATCCTCTACCTCTGCTCCATGCTGACCTTCTTCTCCGTCGGTGTGGCCATCGGGGTGGTCATGCGTCTGGTGCAGCTCAACGTCTTCCATCACATGGTCACAGCCCAGACCTACAACGCCATGTTCACCATCCATGGCGTCATCATGATCTTCCTCTTCGTGGTGCCCGGCCTGCCCGCGGTGTTCGGCAACTTCGTACTGCCGCTTCTCATCGGGGCCAGGGATGTCTCCTTCCCCAGGATCAACCTCCTGAGCTGGTACTGCTACGTGGCCGGTGCCATTCTGGCGCTGCTGAGCCTCTTCACAGGGGGTGGGGCGCCGGATACCGGATGGACCTTCTATGCCCCCTTCAGCATCCAGACGGGCACCAATGTGAGCCTCGCGGTCTTTGCTGCCTTCGTCCTGGGCTTCTCCAGCATGCTGACGGGCATCAACTTCATCACCACCATGCATCGGATGCGGGCGCCGGGCATGACCTTCTTCCGGATGCCCCTCTTCTGCTGGTCCCTCTATTCCACGGCCTGGGTCCAGCTCCTAGCCACGCCGGTGCTGGCCATCACCCTGGTGCTGGTGATCCTGGAGCGCTTCTTTGGCATCGGCATCTTCGACCCCACCAAGGGCGGCGACCCGCTGCTCTACCAGCACCTCTTCTGGATCTACAGCCACCCGGCAGTCTACATCATGATACTCCCGGCCATGGGGGCCATCTCCGAGATCCTGCCGACCTTCAGCAAGCGGCCCATCTTCGGGTACACCGCCATCGCCTTCTCCAGCATGAGCATCGCCGGTCTGGGCAGCTTGGTCTGGGCGCACCACATGTTCACCAGCGGGCTGAGCGAGTTCGCCAATGTGCTCTTCTCACTCCTTACCATGCTGGTCTCCATCCCGAGCGCTATCAAGGTCTTCAACTGGATTAGCACCCTCTACAAGGGCGCCATCGACCTGCAACCGCCCCTGTACTACGCCCTCACCTTCATCTTCCTGTTCTGCATCGGCGGTATCACCGGGGTCATGCAGGGAAGCCTCGCCATCAACGTCCACATTCACGACACCTACTTCGTGGTGGGGCACTTTCACTATGTGATGTTCGGGGGGACGGGCTTCGCCTTCTTTGCGGCGCTGCTCTACTGGTTCCCCAAGATGTTCGGACGGATGTACTCCAAACGGGCTGTCATCGCCGCCTGGTTCCCCCTCTTCGTGGGCTTCAACCTGCTCTACTTCTCCATGCTGGTGCTGGGGATGCAGGGGATGCCCCGGCGCTACTACGAGCACCTGCCCATGTACCACTCCCTGCATGAGGTGGCCACCTTCGGGGCCCTGCTCCTGGCCCTCGGCATCCTGCTCCTCTTCATTGCCCTCCTCTGGGGGGTCTTCCATGGGGAGCGCACCACGGCCAACCCCTGGGGCGGAGTGACGCTGGAGTGGTCCCTCCCCTCACCTCCCGAGGTGGAGAACTTCGAGACCATCCCTGTGGTGGAGCACGGACCCTATGAATTCCGCAAGGAGAGCCGACATGACTGA
- a CDS encoding cytochrome C oxidase subunit IV family protein, with translation MSAHPDSSEHGHPTYGTFIAVWVVLVLLTLSLVGLSHLSQSAAVWGLLTLTPLKAALVIYFFMHLRYEGPLLKAVAFVTLGTLLIFFALMFADVAFR, from the coding sequence ATGAGCGCGCACCCTGATTCCTCCGAGCACGGCCACCCCACCTACGGCACCTTCATTGCGGTCTGGGTGGTCCTGGTGCTCCTCACCCTGAGCCTGGTCGGCCTGAGCCATCTGAGCCAGAGCGCCGCTGTATGGGGGCTGCTCACCCTCACTCCCCTGAAGGCCGCGCTGGTGATCTACTTCTTCATGCACCTGCGCTATGAGGGGCCCCTCCTGAAGGCCGTGGCCTTCGTGACCCTGGGGACTCTCCTGATCTTCTTCGCCCTCATGTT